The following proteins are encoded in a genomic region of Brachypodium distachyon strain Bd21 chromosome 1, Brachypodium_distachyon_v3.0, whole genome shotgun sequence:
- the LOC100828631 gene encoding protein CHUP1, chloroplastic — MMREGDPCVALLRSKLHGLIERNHTLEEENKQLRHQVSRLKGQVSSFEGQDTERKIMWKKLENSATGNFSKEKQFVHNNDDVKEAMDLNNSACYSRQQFPRAPLVKSRSRRVPNPPPSPTCIQPTMKANKEGCMAPHPPPPPPLPSKLLKSTKAVQRVPEVVELYRLLIRRESKNDAKAGSMGIPVATNSRDMIGEIENRSAYVIAIKSDVENQGEFINFLAKEVQNAAYKEMADVEEFVKWLDGELSYLVDERAVLKHFPNWPEKKADAMREAAFTYRDLKNLESEASSFHDDRRLATPMAFKRMQALQDKIEQGIHNTEKIRDSASGRYKDLMIPWDWMLDSGIIKQLKSASLKLAKEYMNRIMNALKSDPFVNDEELLLQGVRFAFRIHQLAGGFDEDCRKAFQELKTYASKSE; from the exons ATGATGAGGGAGGGTGATCCATGTGTTGCACTTCTGAGAAGCAAGCTCCATGGCCTGATTGAGAGGAACCACACTTTGGAAGAGGAGAACAAACAATTGAGGCATCAAGTCAGCCGTCTAAAAGGCCAAGTCTCCTCATTCGAAGGGCAGGATACTGAGAGAAAGATAATGTGGAAGAAGCTGGAGAATTCAGCCACCGGCAACTTCTCCAAGGAAAAGCAGTTTGTTCACAACAATGATGATGTGAAGGAAGCTATGGATCTCAATAATTCAGCATGTTATAGCAGGCAGCAATTCCCTAGGGCACCGCTAGTGAAATCAAGATCACGAAGGGTTCCAAATCCACCACCAAGTCCGACATGCATCCAACCGACCATGAAAGCAAACAAGGAAGGATGCATGGCTCCTCAtcctccaccgccacctcccctACCTTCCAAATTATTGAAGAGCACTAAGGCAGTGCAAAGGGTGCCAGAGGTAGTCGAGTTGTACCGGTTGTTAATAAGAAGAGAAAGCAAAAATGATGCGAAGGCTGGATCTATGGGAATTCCAGTAGCTACTAACAGCCGAGACATGATCGGGGAGATAGAGAACAGATCAGCTTATGTTATAGCT ATTAAATCAGATGTAGAAAATCAGGGTGAATTCATTAACTTCCTGGCTAAGGAAGTTCAGAATGCAGCATACAAGGAAATGGCCGATGTTGAAGAGTTTGTGAAGTGGCTCGATGGGGAATTATCATACCTGGTAGATGAAAGGGCAGTGCTCAAGCACTTCCCTAACTGGCCTGAGAAGAAAGCAGATGCCATGAGAGAAGCAGCATTCACCTATCGCGATCTGAAGAACCTGGAATCAGAAGCATCATCATTCCATGACGACAGGAGACTGGCTACACCTATGGCTTTCAAGCGTATGCAAGCTCTACAGGACAA AATTGAACAAGGTATTCACAATACTGAAAAAATAAGGGATAGTGCAAGTGGAAGATACAAGGATCTTATGATCCCATGGGATTGGATGCTTGACTCCGGAATCATAAAACAA CTAAAGTCCGCTTCATTAAAGCTTGCAAAAGAATACATGAACCGCATTATGAATGCATTGAAGTCGGATCCATTTGTAAATGATGAAGAACTGCTTCTGCAAGGTGTCCGCTTTGCCTTCCGAATACATCAG CTTGCAGGTGGATTTGATGAAGATTGCCGGAAAGCATTTCAAGAACTGAAGACGTATGCAAGCAAGTCAGAGTGA